TCCCGCCTTCATCTGGATCCACAAGCATTCCTGACCATGCCCGATGCCATTCCTCCCATTCCTCTGCCCGATGGCCTGGAGAGACACATTCTACCCTTTGGAGAATGGACACTCAACATCTGGACACTTCCGGCCAACGGAGGACTCGTCGTTATTGATACGGGACTCTCTCCGGATCAACTTATAGCAGCAACCCGAGGGCACACTCCGGCGGCCATTCTCATCACCCACTTTCACAGAGATCACACCGGAGGCACGGATGCCTATTCCCAAGTCCCTGTCCATGACCCAGCCAATACACGCCCCGATCCCCAGCCTCGGCAAATAGCCGGGCTGGAATGGACTGTTCTCGACCTTGCCGGCCACACTCCGGACGGTATCGGCTGGTTCACTATCTACCGGGGTACTCCTCTCTTCTTCCCTGGAGATTCCATCTTTGCCTGCTCCATTGGCAAATACCGAGGAAACGAACAGCAAACCATGCACAACATCCTCGCCGCCATGAGAAGCCTTCCGCCAGAAACTATCATCTGCCCGGGACATGGCCCCGCCACAACCATTGCTCTGGAATGGCAACGAAATCCTTTTATCGCTCCATTCAGACGTACATAGGCAAAAGATAAAGATTCATTCACAAATTTGGAATTAATCTAAAAACAACTTGACAAATTCATCTCTCGCAGGAAGAGTATCCAACCGTGAACTCCATCCCAGTCAGCCCCGAAGATCCGGTTAACATGGCCTTGCTTTCCGTCGCCGAAGATAGAATCGACGGATTCCGTCGCCATCCCTTTCATGCCATCGCCCGCCAAAGCAGACTGGAACTGCCCGTCGTCCTGGAACGTCTCAAAGCCATGAAAAAGGCTAGCGTCGTGCGCCGTATCAGACAAACTCTGCTGGCAACCAAACTAGCCCAGGGAGCACTTGTCGCCTGGGATATCCCCGAAGAACGTCTCCATGATGCATTCGACTGGCTTATGCACGAAGACCCTTTTACAGGGCACGTTGTCCTCCGAACAACGGACGCACCGACTCCCGGAAGCAACTTCAGACTCTGGACTACTCTCAAAGTTCCCGTCGGTTGCAACACGCTGGAAGGACATTGCTCCGTTCTCTCCCGTCACATCGGTGCACGGGAATTCGTCCTATTACCCGCCCGCGGCATCTTTGCCCTGGGCGTAGGTCACATGAGACGCCGCAGTCTCAAACCCGGAGACAAGACTCCCGAACCCGCCGCCATGGAAGAAACCCGTCACGCCTCCCTCACTCCGGAGGAATGGAGAGTCCTGCTCGTGCTCAAGGAAGAACTCCTCGATGAAGAAATCACCGAAGAACCATGGGAACGCCGGGCAGCTTCCCTGGGCATGACGACGGAACACTTTTGCTCCATTGCTGAAAAACTGGACCATCAAAAAGTCATCGGCCGCTTCGCAACCTTCCTGGAACACATGCAACAGAAAGTCTCGGACGGCCCCGTGACGCGTTATAACGGCCTTTTCCACTGGACTGTCCCGGAAGGCATGGAAGCCCGGGCAGGAGCCGAATGCGGTCGTCATATCTGCATGACCCACTGCTATTGGAGAACCGGAGGCGCACCGTTCGCCGGAGCCCAGATCATGGGCGTCGTCCATGGAATGGAAAAAGACATCGTCCTGGCCCATAAGAACGCAATTGACGCCCACCTGGAAGCATGCGGCATCCCCGTTCTGCATACAGCTGTTTTCTGGAGTATCCGGTCGGAAATCAAGCCTTCGGAGATTTCTCCCGATATCTATGCCGCCTGGCTTGCACAAATGGCCTAGCGTTTTCTTCTTTGCTCATCATTGAACCTCCACCAATTAAACAGGGCCGCCTCTCCTCTCCGGAGAAACGGCCCTGATACCATTTAATCAGATCGGGAATTTATTTCTTCTTGTTACCGCTATTCTTCTTAGCGGGAGCCTTAGCCGGAGCCGCTTTGGCATCCTTAGCCGGAGCTGCGGTTTTGGCATCCTTGGCGGGAGCGGCAGGCTTGCCGGCTTCCTTGGGAGTCTCCTCCTTTTGGGGTTTGGGACGCACACCTTCACGGGCAACACGTTCCGTAGGAGTTTCATACCCATTCAGGAACGCATCGTACTTCGGATCCATTTTAATCTCGGGGAAAAGAACATTCTTGTGGAGATACACAAAAGCGGCTGCATCGCGAAACGCCTGCGGAGCCTTGGCAAAGTTGCTCTTTTGGGGTTCATGTTTCATGAATTCAACAACTTTCGGATCTGCGGCAAGAATATCCACCGACTGCAACAACGCAGCAGAAGCCAGAGGAGAATAGGCTCCGTGTTCAGCGACAATCGTGCGTGCAAACTCGTCCAAGGCTTCCTGGGGCTTGCCTGTTGCCGCCAAAGCAACGCCTCTGGCATAGGCAATGCGGGCCGAATCCTTCAGACTCCACTTGTTCTTCTGCTTCTGCATTGTTCCTGTAGCGGAAATCACATCGGCCCATGCTTTGGCATCCAGCTTGGAAAGAGGCTCTATGGCCTCAAGAGACACAATCATTTCCGCCGGAGGAGTCGCCTGCCGTGGGAACGCCTTGTACAGTGCAGCTACGGCAGGCCAGTCCTGCATCTCAATGGCACATTCCAATTCCAGGAACGCAGCCTTCTGGACATAGTTGTCCGGAACGGCGAGGATCGCTTTGTATTTATCCTTGAATGCAGCAAACTTGGCGCGAGCTTCCTGCAATTTGTTATTCTGGAAAGATTCCAAAGCAGATAAATATTCGGGCGGTTCCATCATGTAGAAGTACTCGAATTTGTTGAAAGGCAACTGCATCGGATCCACCTGAACGGTATTGAGTTTATAAAGGATCGTCCCCCGGTTGCCACCAACGACGAAAATATCCGTGGCTCCGCCGCTAGGCAGATCGGAGGACTTGACGCGCGTTCTCAAAGAAGGCTGTTGTTCGGCCGCTTGTCCGAACGCAAGTCCGGACAAGGAAAAGGCGCCAGCCAACAGGAGAATGGAAAAACGTTTCATATCTGTTATGCTTTCTAGTAAGTATTTGACCATTTATTTACCCTGGGACGCCTTGATGGCAGCCTTGCGAGCTTCGTAATCACGGTGTTCTTCCATGACGGAGGGATCCGCACCGTACTTCTTCACAAGATCTTCGACCTTGCGCCACTTGTTACGTTCATCCACCGACATCTTCATAAAATTCGGCTTGGTAACGGAGATGTAATTCGTACCGTTCTGCCATGCGATATAGCGGTCGGACTGTTTTTCGAAACCGACTCGGGGATTATTCCTCTGCCAGAATGCCTTCATCAGCTCTTCCTGAGCCGGAGCAGACCACTTGATCATGCCCTTATAGTTATTCACCAGGTTGAGGAAGGCCGCAATAGCCTGGTCCATCTTGCCCTGCTTGACATTGGCAATACCAAGGTTGAACATGACCTCAGGCTTGAACTTGTTGTAGGATTTGTCAGCCAGATAGCGTTCCGCTTCTTCAGCAGCCTTGGGATAATCTTCCTTGCCCAACTGGAAACGCACCATGTACATCTGGGCTTCTTCCATGGACTTGCGGTCCGGCTGAGGTTTGGCGCGTTCGGCGACAAGCTCATCATTCATCAGCTTAACCGCTTCGTCGATCTTGCCCTTGTCACTGCTTCGTCCCATGGCTATAGCCTTGCCGAAGTTGGCTTCCTTCTTGTAACCCTTGTTGCGCTTCAGAATCTCATCGTAGTATGCTAAAGCCTCAAGAGGCTGATCGGTCTGACCGATATACGTCCCGAGCTTCAGGAGAATGTAAGGCGTCAAATCCGACGGTTTATAGTCATTCTTGAGCTCCTTGAAGAAAGCACTGATAATCCCTTCCAAGATGGCCTTTTTCTCCGATTCTTCAGGCTTGAGCTGTGCCAGTTCATCCTGATACACGCCAATCACGGCCGTGCGCAAAATCGTCTTGAGGGAAATATCGTCCTTGCTGACTCCGGGGAAGTTGTAGAAATGTTCCTTCACCTGGTCGAGGGTCAATTCCTTGCCCATAGCCTTATGCGCATCCAGATAGAACTTCGTGTAGCTGCCGACGGCTTGCTCCACCTTGAGGTTCTTGGAATCCAGCTGGCCTTCGCGAACAATGATGTCGGCAAGCTTCTTGCGGGCAGCTTCAAAAGCTTCCGGCTTCTTGCCGTCCTTGTAGAGCCCCATACCGGCCACGGCTGTCTGGAGAGCAAAGGGATTCTTCTCCGCATCGCAGTCGGCCCAGAAGATATCGTAGTACTTCTTCGCCAGCTCTTCGTTATGGTGAGAGCCGTCACCGGCATAGTTGGCGACAAGATTATACACGGCTTCGGACATGCAACGCTTGTTACCGATCTTCTTGGCCGCTTCATAGCTCTTAACATAGAATTCATTCGCCTCATCCATCTTGGACGGCTCGGAAGAATAAATATTACCCATCAGCAAAAGAGCCAGAGGATACACCTTCGATTCGGGGAGATTGTCAATGATCGTCTTGCAATCCTTCAAGGCAAGGGCATCGTTTTCCTTTGTCTGGAGCTGGAGATTGTTGAACGCACGGTCATAGAGCATATTTCCGATG
This is a stretch of genomic DNA from Akkermansia sp. N21116. It encodes these proteins:
- a CDS encoding Lrp/AsnC family transcriptional regulator codes for the protein MNSIPVSPEDPVNMALLSVAEDRIDGFRRHPFHAIARQSRLELPVVLERLKAMKKASVVRRIRQTLLATKLAQGALVAWDIPEERLHDAFDWLMHEDPFTGHVVLRTTDAPTPGSNFRLWTTLKVPVGCNTLEGHCSVLSRHIGAREFVLLPARGIFALGVGHMRRRSLKPGDKTPEPAAMEETRHASLTPEEWRVLLVLKEELLDEEITEEPWERRAASLGMTTEHFCSIAEKLDHQKVIGRFATFLEHMQQKVSDGPVTRYNGLFHWTVPEGMEARAGAECGRHICMTHCYWRTGGAPFAGAQIMGVVHGMEKDIVLAHKNAIDAHLEACGIPVLHTAVFWSIRSEIKPSEISPDIYAAWLAQMA
- a CDS encoding MBL fold metallo-hydrolase; translated protein: MTEPDELLPLEDTRKDVIAKALSHMAINRKELPKTPEEWPNFLSSRLHLDPQAFLTMPDAIPPIPLPDGLERHILPFGEWTLNIWTLPANGGLVVIDTGLSPDQLIAATRGHTPAAILITHFHRDHTGGTDAYSQVPVHDPANTRPDPQPRQIAGLEWTVLDLAGHTPDGIGWFTIYRGTPLFFPGDSIFACSIGKYRGNEQQTMHNILAAMRSLPPETIICPGHGPATTIALEWQRNPFIAPFRRT